The Clostridioides difficile genome has a segment encoding these proteins:
- a CDS encoding NUDIX domain-containing protein gives MELWDLYNADGIKTGNIVERDNSIEEGYYHLAVEVWIVNSNSQILIQKRSENKKTLPNIWGMTTGCIVSGEESLDGAIREAKEEIGIDIFKDEVNIFRSMIHGDTLWDVYLVKKEYDISNAILQKEEVSDIKWVSTDEIRQLLKEGLFFEYPEIYDLLSDIDNNDLNI, from the coding sequence GTGGAATTATGGGATTTGTATAATGCTGATGGAATTAAAACAGGAAATATTGTAGAGCGAGATAATTCTATTGAAGAAGGATATTATCATTTAGCAGTTGAAGTGTGGATTGTAAATAGTAATTCTCAGATTTTAATTCAGAAAAGGTCTGAGAACAAAAAGACACTGCCAAATATATGGGGAATGACAACTGGATGTATTGTTTCTGGAGAAGAAAGTTTAGATGGTGCAATTCGTGAGGCTAAGGAAGAAATAGGAATTGATATATTTAAAGATGAGGTAAATATTTTTAGAAGTATGATTCATGGAGATACTCTTTGGGATGTATATTTAGTTAAAAAAGAGTATGACATCTCAAATGCAATTTTACAAAAAGAAGAAGTAAGTGATATAAAATGGGTAAGTACAGATGAAATAAGGCAATTGTTAAAAGAGGGCTTATTTTTTGAATATCCAGAGATATATGATTTACTATCTGATATAGATAATAACGATTTAAATATATAA
- a CDS encoding AI-2E family transporter — MENNKELTSDSSKYKIVSISVVVIILITFWYMLNMVLLTFIMTFVFYNLLVSIRKRVRKLFSFYVPDSLIIIVLYSLFAILLVLISYAVVPIIIVQLTELSRILSNFDVNQFAQSLGPKIYPIVSKLDFNKYISQAGLLVASAATKVGSFGINILLGFLLSLLLLLEKNDIKKFGNKLAESKISFIYNSLVFFGKSFVKNFGDVMKVQVMIAFINAIVSMIFLGFMGFPQIWALGLMIFVLGLIPVAGVIVSLIPLTVIALNIGGIAKVFGVLAMICIVHAVETYILNPKLMSNRTKLPVCFVFIILLVGEHYLGVWGLLIGVPIFMFLMDIFGVKFTSR, encoded by the coding sequence GTGGAGAATAACAAAGAATTGACATCTGATAGTTCAAAATATAAGATTGTTTCTATATCTGTGGTAGTGATTATTTTAATTACATTTTGGTATATGTTAAATATGGTACTTTTAACATTTATAATGACTTTTGTTTTTTATAATTTATTAGTTTCCATAAGAAAAAGAGTTAGGAAATTATTTTCTTTTTATGTTCCTGATTCATTAATAATTATAGTATTATATTCATTGTTTGCTATATTATTAGTATTGATTAGTTATGCAGTTGTGCCAATAATTATAGTTCAACTTACAGAGTTAAGCAGGATTTTAAGTAATTTTGATGTAAATCAATTTGCTCAATCCTTAGGGCCAAAGATTTATCCTATTGTTTCAAAGTTGGATTTTAATAAATATATTTCACAGGCAGGTTTGTTAGTAGCATCAGCAGCAACTAAAGTTGGAAGTTTTGGGATAAATATATTACTAGGTTTTTTACTGAGTTTACTACTTTTACTTGAAAAAAATGATATTAAAAAATTTGGAAATAAACTTGCAGAAAGTAAGATTTCTTTTATCTATAATTCTCTTGTATTTTTTGGAAAAAGTTTTGTGAAAAATTTTGGTGATGTAATGAAAGTACAAGTAATGATTGCATTTATAAATGCTATTGTTTCTATGATTTTTTTAGGATTTATGGGTTTTCCTCAAATATGGGCTTTAGGGCTTATGATTTTTGTTTTGGGTCTTATTCCTGTAGCTGGAGTTATAGTGTCTCTAATTCCATTAACAGTAATAGCCCTTAATATAGGAGGGATAGCAAAAGTATTTGGCGTTTTGGCTATGATTTGTATAGTGCATGCAGTAGAAACATATATATTAAATCCTAAGTTGATGTCAAACAGAACAAAACTTCCAGTTTGTTTTGTTTTCATTATTTTACTTGTGGGAGAGCATTATTTAGGAGTATGGGGATTATTAATTGGAGTTCCAATATTTATGTTCCTTATGGATATATTTGGTGTAAAGTTTACCTCAAGATGA